In Uranotaenia lowii strain MFRU-FL chromosome 2, ASM2978415v1, whole genome shotgun sequence, one genomic interval encodes:
- the LOC129744900 gene encoding far upstream element-binding protein 1 isoform X2: MSDYSNQNSQNFSQSSAFAAALQRAKQIAAKIHPGGAQPIKRPLEDDSGPESKKFGSQSDFNNANSPTGMSPAAMQAAAQAAAVAARLSQINNNSNNSNSSGGAGAQDPVQRARDLISKMVNPQGGPGHNGPMDNGNHGGAGGGGPGGRGGFGGGGNFNNQPSQEIMIPGSKVGLIIGKGGETIKQLQEKSGAKMVIIQDGPGQEMEKPLRISGDPQKVEHAKQLVFDLIQEKDNYNSQRQQTNMNGTEQAEVFVPKSAVGVVIGKGGDMIKKIQGESGCKLQFIQGRGDGPGDRRCIVQGARGQVEEGKRMIEELIESVQRREQGGGGRGGRGGDRDDRGDRGDRPHRGGRDHHDNGNGGQYGQDFGGPQVTREEYTFTVPVNKCGIIIGRGGDTIKQINQQSSAHTEMDRKASANQTAEKTFTIKGEPHQVEEAKRLIQDKINMEINLVYVGTTTGPAQQYQNNGQNAYGGQSWGGYPQQSWDQQAQVQPSAQPTAAAPQAAPGGGGQADYSQEWIDYYRQMGMHREAEMIEQQVKARQVAAQQGAAAATVQATQVVTTSQAGAQQSPSGGQGGGQADYSAEWAEYYRRIGRVEEAEAIERQITQNKAPQNPGAPGAAGGPQFPGAGVPAGGPGANPQQPAAPQGNPGAYGAQQYQQYYANAAAAGGQSGGFQGYPYGGGYHGQQGGPGQQPGGPGQDKN; the protein is encoded by the exons atgagTGATTATTCAAACCAGAACTCGCAAAATTTTAGTCAATCGTCAGCATTTGCAGCCGCTTTACAGAGAGCTAAACAA ATTGCAGCTAAAATACATCCGGGTGGTGCTCAACCGATTAAGAGACCGCTAGAGGACGACTCGGGACCAGAATCGAAAAAGTTTGGATCACAGTCTGACTTTAACAATGCCAACTCGCCGACTGGCATGAGCCCAGCTGCTATGCAAGCCGCTGCTCAAGCTGCTGCCGTAGCCGCACGTTTGTCACAAATCAACAACAACTCAAACAACTCGAACTCATCCGGAGGAGCTGGTGCTCAAGATCCAGTGCAGAGAGCTCGCGATCTTATCAGCAAAATGGTGAACCCACAGGGAGGTCCAGGACACAATGGTCCCATGGATAATGGAAACCACGGCGGAGCCGGTGGTGGAGGTCCCGGAGGCCGCGGAGGCTTCGGCGGAGGAGGAAACTTCAACAATCAACCATCCCAGGAAATTATGATTCCAGGATCCAAAGTGGGTCTTATTATTGGTAAGGGAGGCGAAACTATCAAGCAGCTGCAAGAAAAGTCCGGTGCCAAAATGGTTATCATACAGGATGGTCCAGGTCAAGAAATGGAAAAACCACTGCGAATCTCTGGTGATCCACAAAAGGTGGAACACGCCAAACAGCTTGTGTTTGACTTGATTCAAGAAAAAGATAACTACAACAGTCAGCGACAGCAAACCAACATGAACGGTACGGAACAGGCCGAAGTCTTCGTTCCGAAATCGGCTGTCGGGGTTGTTATTGGCAAGGGAGGTGAtatgatcaagaaaattcaAGGTGAATCGGGTTGCAAGCTTCAGTTCATACAGGGCAGAGGAGATGGTCCCGGCGATCGGCGGTGTATCGTTCAGGGAGCTCGCGGTCAAGTCGAGGAGGGCAAACGAATGATTGAAGAGCTGATAGAAAGTGTTCAGCGAAGAGAACAGGGTGGCGGAGGTCGAGGTGGTCGTGGCGGTGATCGTGATGACCGAGGCGATCGAGGTGACCGGCCACATCGAGGCGGCCGTGATCATCATGACAATGGCAACGGTGGTCAGTACGGACAGGATTTCGGAGGACCACAGGTTACCCGTGAGGAATACACCTTCACGGTACCTGTCAACAAGTGCGGC ATTATCATCGGTCGCGGAGGAGACACTATCAAACAGATCAATCAACAATCGTCCGCTCACACTGAAATGGACCGCAAAGCTTCTGCAAACCAGACGGCAGAGAAAACTTTCACTATCAAGGGAGAGCCGCACCAGGTTGAAGAAGCCAAACGATTGATTCAGGATAAAATCAACATGGAAATCAACCTAGTTTATGTTGGTACCACGACGGGTCCTGCTCAGCAGTATCAAAACAATGGCCAGAATGCTTATGGAGGCCAAAGTTGGGGTGGCTATCCGCAGCAGTCGTGGGACCAACAGGCGCAAGTACAGCCCAGTGCTCAACCCACAGCAGCGGCCCCTCAAGCTGCTCCTGGCGGTGGTGGACAAGCTGACTACTCCCAAGAATGGATCGATTACTATCG GCAAATGGGAATGCACCGCGAAGCCGAAATGATTGAACAGCAAGTTAAGGCACGTCAAGTCGCGGCTCAACAGGGAGCAGCCGCAGCCACGGTTCAAGCAACACAAG TGGTGACAACCAGCCAAGCCGGAGCGCAACAATCCCCTTCTGGAGGACAAGGTGGCGGGCAGGCCGATTACAGTGCCGAATGGGCTGAATACTACCGAAGAATCGGTAGAGTTGAAGAAGCCGAAGCAATCGAACGGCAGATAACTCAAAATAag gCGCCACAGAATCCTGGTGCACCAGGAGCAGCCGGTGGACCACAATTTCCCGGAGCAGGTGTTCCAGCTGGAGGTCCTGGAGCCAATCCACAGCAACCTGCAGCGCCACAAGGGAATCCTGGAGCTTACGGAGCCCAGCAGTATCAGCAGTACTACGCTAATGCGGCTGCTGCCGGTGGCCAGTCAGGTGGATTCCAAGGCTATCCCTATGGAGGAGGGTATCACGGTCAACAAGGTGGACCAGGGCAGCAACCAGGCGGCCCTGGACAGGACAAGAACTAA
- the LOC129744900 gene encoding far upstream element-binding protein 1 isoform X1, translated as MSDYSNQNSQNFSQSSAFAAALQRAKQIAAKIHPGGAQPIKRPLEDDSGPESKKFGSQSDFNNANSPTGMSPAAMQAAAQAAAVAARLSQINNNSNNSNSSGGAGAQDPVQRARDLISKMVNPQGGPGHNGPMDNGNHGGAGGGGPGGRGGFGGGGNFNNQPSQEIMIPGSKVGLIIGKGGETIKQLQEKSGAKMVIIQDGPGQEMEKPLRISGDPQKVEHAKQLVFDLIQEKDNYNSQRQQTNMNGTEQAEVFVPKSAVGVVIGKGGDMIKKIQGESGCKLQFIQGRGDGPGDRRCIVQGARGQVEEGKRMIEELIESVQRREQGGGGRGGRGGDRDDRGDRGDRPHRGGRDHHDNGNGGQYGQDFGGPQVTREEYTFTVPVNKCGIIIGRGGDTIKQINQQSSAHTEMDRKASANQTAEKTFTIKGEPHQVEEAKRLIQDKINMEINLVYVGTTTGPAQQYQNNGQNAYGGQSWGGYPQQSWDQQAQVQPSAQPTAAAPQAAPGGGGQADYSQEWIDYYRQMGMHREAEMIEQQVKARQVAAQQGAAAATVQATQANQTVQGTSVVTTSQAGAQQSPSGGQGGGQADYSAEWAEYYRRIGRVEEAEAIERQITQNKAPQNPGAPGAAGGPQFPGAGVPAGGPGANPQQPAAPQGNPGAYGAQQYQQYYANAAAAGGQSGGFQGYPYGGGYHGQQGGPGQQPGGPGQDKN; from the exons atgagTGATTATTCAAACCAGAACTCGCAAAATTTTAGTCAATCGTCAGCATTTGCAGCCGCTTTACAGAGAGCTAAACAA ATTGCAGCTAAAATACATCCGGGTGGTGCTCAACCGATTAAGAGACCGCTAGAGGACGACTCGGGACCAGAATCGAAAAAGTTTGGATCACAGTCTGACTTTAACAATGCCAACTCGCCGACTGGCATGAGCCCAGCTGCTATGCAAGCCGCTGCTCAAGCTGCTGCCGTAGCCGCACGTTTGTCACAAATCAACAACAACTCAAACAACTCGAACTCATCCGGAGGAGCTGGTGCTCAAGATCCAGTGCAGAGAGCTCGCGATCTTATCAGCAAAATGGTGAACCCACAGGGAGGTCCAGGACACAATGGTCCCATGGATAATGGAAACCACGGCGGAGCCGGTGGTGGAGGTCCCGGAGGCCGCGGAGGCTTCGGCGGAGGAGGAAACTTCAACAATCAACCATCCCAGGAAATTATGATTCCAGGATCCAAAGTGGGTCTTATTATTGGTAAGGGAGGCGAAACTATCAAGCAGCTGCAAGAAAAGTCCGGTGCCAAAATGGTTATCATACAGGATGGTCCAGGTCAAGAAATGGAAAAACCACTGCGAATCTCTGGTGATCCACAAAAGGTGGAACACGCCAAACAGCTTGTGTTTGACTTGATTCAAGAAAAAGATAACTACAACAGTCAGCGACAGCAAACCAACATGAACGGTACGGAACAGGCCGAAGTCTTCGTTCCGAAATCGGCTGTCGGGGTTGTTATTGGCAAGGGAGGTGAtatgatcaagaaaattcaAGGTGAATCGGGTTGCAAGCTTCAGTTCATACAGGGCAGAGGAGATGGTCCCGGCGATCGGCGGTGTATCGTTCAGGGAGCTCGCGGTCAAGTCGAGGAGGGCAAACGAATGATTGAAGAGCTGATAGAAAGTGTTCAGCGAAGAGAACAGGGTGGCGGAGGTCGAGGTGGTCGTGGCGGTGATCGTGATGACCGAGGCGATCGAGGTGACCGGCCACATCGAGGCGGCCGTGATCATCATGACAATGGCAACGGTGGTCAGTACGGACAGGATTTCGGAGGACCACAGGTTACCCGTGAGGAATACACCTTCACGGTACCTGTCAACAAGTGCGGC ATTATCATCGGTCGCGGAGGAGACACTATCAAACAGATCAATCAACAATCGTCCGCTCACACTGAAATGGACCGCAAAGCTTCTGCAAACCAGACGGCAGAGAAAACTTTCACTATCAAGGGAGAGCCGCACCAGGTTGAAGAAGCCAAACGATTGATTCAGGATAAAATCAACATGGAAATCAACCTAGTTTATGTTGGTACCACGACGGGTCCTGCTCAGCAGTATCAAAACAATGGCCAGAATGCTTATGGAGGCCAAAGTTGGGGTGGCTATCCGCAGCAGTCGTGGGACCAACAGGCGCAAGTACAGCCCAGTGCTCAACCCACAGCAGCGGCCCCTCAAGCTGCTCCTGGCGGTGGTGGACAAGCTGACTACTCCCAAGAATGGATCGATTACTATCG GCAAATGGGAATGCACCGCGAAGCCGAAATGATTGAACAGCAAGTTAAGGCACGTCAAGTCGCGGCTCAACAGGGAGCAGCCGCAGCCACGGTTCAAGCAACACAAG CTAATCAAACTGTACAAGGTACATCAGTGGTGACAACCAGCCAAGCCGGAGCGCAACAATCCCCTTCTGGAGGACAAGGTGGCGGGCAGGCCGATTACAGTGCCGAATGGGCTGAATACTACCGAAGAATCGGTAGAGTTGAAGAAGCCGAAGCAATCGAACGGCAGATAACTCAAAATAag gCGCCACAGAATCCTGGTGCACCAGGAGCAGCCGGTGGACCACAATTTCCCGGAGCAGGTGTTCCAGCTGGAGGTCCTGGAGCCAATCCACAGCAACCTGCAGCGCCACAAGGGAATCCTGGAGCTTACGGAGCCCAGCAGTATCAGCAGTACTACGCTAATGCGGCTGCTGCCGGTGGCCAGTCAGGTGGATTCCAAGGCTATCCCTATGGAGGAGGGTATCACGGTCAACAAGGTGGACCAGGGCAGCAACCAGGCGGCCCTGGACAGGACAAGAACTAA
- the LOC129744908 gene encoding uncharacterized protein LOC129744908, which translates to MSATEKAFDYVETVNIGGQPTDIVYHRFANKSFLLVTQRQKITNVYTVRNQSSQEQANGFEGSAGNNRIYSIKHTFGAASDETEAAIRYLMNFIDLNEEIVITLGLEEINKKSLDTIGTQLKTIV; encoded by the coding sequence ATGTCCGCAACCGAGAAGGCATTCGACTATGTCGAAACTGTGAACATCGGCGGACAGCCGACGGATATCGTGTATCACCGGTTCGCGAACAAATCGTTTTTACTGGTCACCCAACGGCAGAAAATAACCAATGTTTACACGGTGCGTAATCAATCGTCCCAAGAACAGGCCAATGGTTTTGAAGGATCTGCCGGTAACAACCGGATTTACAGTATAAAACACACATTTGGTGCTGCTTCAGACGAAACAGAAGCGGCCATAAggtatttgatgaattttattgatttgaatGAGGAGATTGTGATCACGTTAGGATTAGAAGAAATCAACAAAAAGTCACTCGATACAATCGGGACCCAGCTGAAAACAATAGTTTAA